A genomic segment from Phragmites australis chromosome 6, lpPhrAust1.1, whole genome shotgun sequence encodes:
- the LOC133921291 gene encoding dihydropyrimidine dehydrogenase (NADP(+)), chloroplastic — protein MESLTLRASPAAASPLQRRLSGRRATSVRATASASAGEPDLSVRVNGLKMPNPFVIGSGPPGTNYTVMKRAFDEGWGAVIAKTVSLDADKVINVTPRYAKLRAEPNGDARSRIIGWQNIELISDRPLETMLNEFKELKKEYPDRILIGSIMEEYNKAAWHELIERVEESGVDALEINFSCPHGMPERKMGAAVGQDCDLLEEVCGWINEKATVPVWAKMTPNITDITQPARVALKSGCEGVSAINTIMSVMGINLKTLRPEPCVEGYSTPGGYSARAVHPIALAKVMQIARMMKEEFADGQSLSAIGGVETGNDAAEFILLGADTVQVCTGVMMHGYGLVKQLCTELQDFMREHNFASIEDFRGASLPYFTTHTDLVQRQQEAIKQRKAIRKGLQSDKDWTGDGFVKETESMVSN, from the exons ATGGAGTCGCTGACGCTTCGCGCCTCGCCGGCGGCCGCCTCGCCGCTGCAGCGCCGTCTGTCCGGGCGGCGTGCGACGTCCGTCCGCGCCACGGCCTCCGCGTCCGCCGGCGAGCCGGACCTGTCGGTGCGCGTGAACGGACTGAAGATGCCCAACCCGTTCGTGATCGGGTCAGGGCCCCCGGGCACCAACTACACCGTCATGAAGCGCGCCTTCGACGAGGGCTGGGGCGCCGTCATCGCTAAGACC GTGTCTTTGGATGCTGACAAAGTTATCAACGTAACTCCTCGCTATGCCAAGCTCCGGGCAGAACCAAATGGGGATGCCAGGAGCCGTATCATTGGATGGCAGAACATTGAACTCATCAGTGATCGGCCTCTGGAGACGATGCTGAACGAGTTCAAGGAGTTGAAGAAAGAGTATCCTGACAGGATACTCATTGGCTCAATAATGGAGGAGTACAATAAAGCTGCATGGCATGAGCTTATTGAACGTGTTGAAGAGTCTGGAGTG GATGCTCTTGAGATTAATTTCTCATGTCCACATGGCATGCCTGAGAGAAAAATGGGTGCTGCTGTGGGTCAAGACTGTGATTTATTAGAAGAGGTTTGTGGTTGGATAAATGAGAAGGCCACTGTGCCTGTTTGGGCAAAGATGACTCCTAATATTACAGATATTACACAG CCTGCAAGAGTAGCTCTTAAGTCAGGATGTGAAGGAGTTTCTGCTATTAACACAATCATGAGTGTGATGGGAATTAATCTTAAAACGCTGCGTCCAGAACCTTGCGTTGAGGG GTATTCTACACCTGGGGGTTATTCTGCGAGAGCTGTTCACCCTATAGCACTTGCGAAAGTGATGCAGATAGCAAGGATGATGAAAGAAGAATTTGCTGATGGACAGTCTCTCTCTGCCATTGGTGGTGTTGAGACTGGCAATGATgctgctgaatttattcttcttGGTGCAGATACAGTACAG GTATGTACAGGTGTAATGATGCATGGTTATGGCCTTGTGAAGCAGCTTTGCACGGAGTTGCAAGATTTCATGAGAGAGCACAACTTTGCATCGATTGAAGATTTTCGAGG GGCCTCGCTCCCATACTTCACGACGCACACCGATTTGGTACAGCGTCAACAGGAGGCGATCAAGCAGAGGAAGGCCATAAGGAAGGGCCTTCAATCAGATAAGGACTGGACAGGTGATGGGTTCGTCAAGGAGACCGAAAGCATGGTATCCAACTGA
- the LOC133921290 gene encoding MACPF domain-containing protein At1g14780-like isoform X2 has product MAVAAAEKAVRCLGRGFDMTCDMRLKFCKDAGGCIVERSGLETAPLGVPGVGTVVGVPVDVKCGKGDRVRFKSGVLEFNKMSELFSQRSSVEGKIPSGLFNASFDLDSGSWAQDAPATKCLAMDGYFISLFDLRLDRRPLALADHVLRDVPAAWDPSAIARFIEKYGTHVIVGLSMGGQDVVCVKQDRSSPLSPSEIKEHLDRLGDQLFTGACPVPPLHCKSKDKFKIPEAFNVFDAQVAQQRLQAGITTLVSSKEGVTVIYSKRGGDTTVGSHSEWLLTVPATPDVINVKAVPITSLIRGVAGAGYLSHAINLYLRYKPPVADLKYFLDFQHHKMWAPVLGELPLGPCSHRQGTSPALHFSLLGSKLYVSSSEVIVPTLPVTGMRLHLEGKKNNRLAVHLQHLSATPTFIAARADKPPVWRGSEAASDDRYYEPVQWRWRMFARVCTAPVKYEPRWCGDRRAACIVTGAQLHVAAHDSTDVLHLRLLYSELPGCAVVQSRWARGTTRLSGKSSFLSVSSAGSSGGGGGTQKDRQRPGSPAGVNIDSGVLAGGPPVPVAAQKMLRFVDTSQVTMGPQDSPGYWLITGARLDVDKGRISLHVKFSLLTPVS; this is encoded by the exons ATGGCCGTCGCGGCGGCCGAGAAGGCGGTGAGGTGCCTCGGCCGGGGGTTCGACATGACGTGCGACATGAGGCTCAAGTTCTGCAAGGACGCCGGAGGGTGCATCGTCGAGCGGAGCGGCCTCGAGACGGCGCCGCTCGGCGTGCCCGGTGTAGGGACGGTCGTCGGCGTGCCCGTCGACGTGAAGTGCGGCAAGGGCGACCGCGTCCGGTTCAAGTCCGGCGTGCTCGAGTTCAACAAG ATGTCGGAGCTGTTCAGCCAGCGGAGCTCGGTGGAGGGGAAGATCCCGTCGGGGCTGTTCAACGCGTCCTTCGACCTGGACAGTGGCTCCTGGGCACAGGACGCGCCCGCCACGAAATGTCTCGCCATGGACGGCTACTTCATCTCCCTCTTCGACCTCCGCCTCGACCGCCGCCCGCTCGCGCTCGCCGACCATGTCCTCAGGGACGTGCCAGCGGCATGGGACCCCTCGGCCATCGCAAG GTTCATCGAGAAGTACGGGACGCATGTGATCGTAGGGCTCAGCATGGGCGGGCAGGACGTGGTGTGCGTGAAGCAGGACAGGTCGTCGCCGCTGTCGCCGTCAGAGATCAAGGAGCATCTGGACAGGCTCGGCGACCAGCTCTTCACCGGGGCATGCCCGGTGCCTCCGCTGCACTGCAAGTCCAAAGACAAGTTCAAG ATACCAGAGGCCTTCAATGTGTTCGACGCCCAGGTAGCACAGCAACGGCTTCAAGCAGGGATCACCACCCTGGTATCTTCCAAAGAG GGCGTGACGGTGATATACTCCAAGAGGGGAGGGGACACGACGGTGGGCAGCCACTCGGAGTGGCTCCTCACCGTGCCGGCGACGCCTGACGTGATCAACGTCAAGGCCGTGCCCATCACCTCCCTCATCAGGGGCGTGGCTGGCGCCGGTTACCTCTCCCACGCCATCAACCTCTATCTCAGAT ATAAGCCTCCTGTAGCTGACCTGAAGTACTTCCTGGATTTCCAGCATCACAAGATGTGGGCTCCGGTGCTCGGCGAGCTGCCTCTCGGCCCGTGCTCGCACCGGCAGGGCACCAGCCCGGCGTTGCATTTCAGCCTGCTGGGTTCCAAGCTCTATGTCAGCTCAAGTGAG GTGATAGTTCCCACGTTGCCGGTCACTGGGATGCGACTGCACCTGGAGGGCAAGAAAAACAACCG GTTAGCCGTCCACCTGCAGCACCTGTCGGCCACCCCGACGTTCATCGCGGCGCGGGCCGACAAGCCGCCGGTGTGGCGAGGGTCGGAGGCGGCCTCCGACGACCGGTACTACGAGCCGGTCCAGTGGCGGTGGCGGATGTTCGCGCGCGTCTGCACCGCGCCGGTCAAGTACGAACCCCGGTGGTGCGGCGACCGCCGGGCGGCCTGCATCGTGACCGGCGCGCAGCTCCACGTCGCGGCGCACGACTCCACCGACGTGCTCCACCTCAGGCTGCTCTACTCCGAGCTCCCCGGCTGCGCCGTCGTGCAGTCCAGGTGGGCGCGCGGCACGACGAGGCTGTCGGGGAAGTCCAGCTTCCTGTCCGTGTCCTCCGCTGGGTCTTCCGGTGGAGGAGGTGGCACTCAGAAGGACAGGCAGCGGCCAGGTTCGCCAGCGGGCGTCAACATCGACTCCGGTGTGCTCGCCGGCGGGCCTCCGGTGCCTGTCGCGGCGCAGAAGATGCTCAGGTTCGTGGACACCTCGCAGGTGACCATGGGGCCGCAGGACAGCCCAGGGTACTGGCTCATCACCGGTGCGAGGCTCGACGTCGACAAGGGGAGGATCTCGCTGCACGTAAAGTTCTCCCTGCTTACCCCGGTTTCTTGA
- the LOC133921290 gene encoding MACPF domain-containing protein At1g14780-like isoform X1: MAVAAAEKAVRCLGRGFDMTCDMRLKFCKDAGGCIVERSGLETAPLGVPGVGTVVGVPVDVKCGKGDRVRFKSGVLEFNKMSELFSQRSSVEGKIPSGLFNASFDLDSGSWAQDAPATKCLAMDGYFISLFDLRLDRRPLALADHVLRDVPAAWDPSAIARFIEKYGTHVIVGLSMGGQDVVCVKQDRSSPLSPSEIKEHLDRLGDQLFTGACPVPPLHCKSKDKFKIPEAFNVFDAQVAQQRLQAGITTLVSSKEGVTVIYSKRGGDTTVGSHSEWLLTVPATPDVINVKAVPITSLIRGVAGAGYLSHAINLYLRYKPPVADLKYFLDFQHHKMWAPVLGELPLGPCSHRQGTSPALHFSLLGSKLYVSSSEVIVPTLPVTGMRLHLEGKKNNRRPPAAPVGHPDVHRGAGRQAAGVARVGGGLRRPVLRAGPVAVADVRARLHRAGQVRTPVVRRPPGGLHRDRRAAPRRGARLHRRAPPQAALLRAPRLRRRAVQVGARHDEAVGEVQLPVRVLRWVFRWRRWHSEGQAAARFASGRQHRLRCARRRASGACRGAEDAQVRGHLAGDHGAAGQPRVLAHHRCEARRRQGEDLAARKVLPAYPGFLTTC, encoded by the exons ATGGCCGTCGCGGCGGCCGAGAAGGCGGTGAGGTGCCTCGGCCGGGGGTTCGACATGACGTGCGACATGAGGCTCAAGTTCTGCAAGGACGCCGGAGGGTGCATCGTCGAGCGGAGCGGCCTCGAGACGGCGCCGCTCGGCGTGCCCGGTGTAGGGACGGTCGTCGGCGTGCCCGTCGACGTGAAGTGCGGCAAGGGCGACCGCGTCCGGTTCAAGTCCGGCGTGCTCGAGTTCAACAAG ATGTCGGAGCTGTTCAGCCAGCGGAGCTCGGTGGAGGGGAAGATCCCGTCGGGGCTGTTCAACGCGTCCTTCGACCTGGACAGTGGCTCCTGGGCACAGGACGCGCCCGCCACGAAATGTCTCGCCATGGACGGCTACTTCATCTCCCTCTTCGACCTCCGCCTCGACCGCCGCCCGCTCGCGCTCGCCGACCATGTCCTCAGGGACGTGCCAGCGGCATGGGACCCCTCGGCCATCGCAAG GTTCATCGAGAAGTACGGGACGCATGTGATCGTAGGGCTCAGCATGGGCGGGCAGGACGTGGTGTGCGTGAAGCAGGACAGGTCGTCGCCGCTGTCGCCGTCAGAGATCAAGGAGCATCTGGACAGGCTCGGCGACCAGCTCTTCACCGGGGCATGCCCGGTGCCTCCGCTGCACTGCAAGTCCAAAGACAAGTTCAAG ATACCAGAGGCCTTCAATGTGTTCGACGCCCAGGTAGCACAGCAACGGCTTCAAGCAGGGATCACCACCCTGGTATCTTCCAAAGAG GGCGTGACGGTGATATACTCCAAGAGGGGAGGGGACACGACGGTGGGCAGCCACTCGGAGTGGCTCCTCACCGTGCCGGCGACGCCTGACGTGATCAACGTCAAGGCCGTGCCCATCACCTCCCTCATCAGGGGCGTGGCTGGCGCCGGTTACCTCTCCCACGCCATCAACCTCTATCTCAGAT ATAAGCCTCCTGTAGCTGACCTGAAGTACTTCCTGGATTTCCAGCATCACAAGATGTGGGCTCCGGTGCTCGGCGAGCTGCCTCTCGGCCCGTGCTCGCACCGGCAGGGCACCAGCCCGGCGTTGCATTTCAGCCTGCTGGGTTCCAAGCTCTATGTCAGCTCAAGTGAG GTGATAGTTCCCACGTTGCCGGTCACTGGGATGCGACTGCACCTGGAGGGCAAGAAAAACAACCG CCGTCCACCTGCAGCACCTGTCGGCCACCCCGACGTTCATCGCGGCGCGGGCCGACAAGCCGCCGGTGTGGCGAGGGTCGGAGGCGGCCTCCGACGACCGGTACTACGAGCCGGTCCAGTGGCGGTGGCGGATGTTCGCGCGCGTCTGCACCGCGCCGGTCAAGTACGAACCCCGGTGGTGCGGCGACCGCCGGGCGGCCTGCATCGTGACCGGCGCGCAGCTCCACGTCGCGGCGCACGACTCCACCGACGTGCTCCACCTCAGGCTGCTCTACTCCGAGCTCCCCGGCTGCGCCGTCGTGCAGTCCAGGTGGGCGCGCGGCACGACGAGGCTGTCGGGGAAGTCCAGCTTCCTGTCCGTGTCCTCCGCTGGGTCTTCCGGTGGAGGAGGTGGCACTCAGAAGGACAGGCAGCGGCCAGGTTCGCCAGCGGGCGTCAACATCGACTCCGGTGTGCTCGCCGGCGGGCCTCCGGTGCCTGTCGCGGCGCAGAAGATGCTCAGGTTCGTGGACACCTCGCAGGTGACCATGGGGCCGCAGGACAGCCCAGGGTACTGGCTCATCACCGGTGCGAGGCTCGACGTCGACAAGGGGAGGATCTCGCTGCACGTAAAGTTCTCCCTGCTTACCCCGGTTTCTTGACAACCTGTTGA
- the LOC133921290 gene encoding MACPF domain-containing protein At1g14780-like isoform X3, with protein sequence MSELFSQRSSVEGKIPSGLFNASFDLDSGSWAQDAPATKCLAMDGYFISLFDLRLDRRPLALADHVLRDVPAAWDPSAIARFIEKYGTHVIVGLSMGGQDVVCVKQDRSSPLSPSEIKEHLDRLGDQLFTGACPVPPLHCKSKDKFKIPEAFNVFDAQVAQQRLQAGITTLVSSKEGVTVIYSKRGGDTTVGSHSEWLLTVPATPDVINVKAVPITSLIRGVAGAGYLSHAINLYLRYKPPVADLKYFLDFQHHKMWAPVLGELPLGPCSHRQGTSPALHFSLLGSKLYVSSSEVIVPTLPVTGMRLHLEGKKNNRRPPAAPVGHPDVHRGAGRQAAGVARVGGGLRRPVLRAGPVAVADVRARLHRAGQVRTPVVRRPPGGLHRDRRAAPRRGARLHRRAPPQAALLRAPRLRRRAVQVGARHDEAVGEVQLPVRVLRWVFRWRRWHSEGQAAARFASGRQHRLRCARRRASGACRGAEDAQVRGHLAGDHGAAGQPRVLAHHRCEARRRQGEDLAARKVLPAYPGFLTTC encoded by the exons ATGTCGGAGCTGTTCAGCCAGCGGAGCTCGGTGGAGGGGAAGATCCCGTCGGGGCTGTTCAACGCGTCCTTCGACCTGGACAGTGGCTCCTGGGCACAGGACGCGCCCGCCACGAAATGTCTCGCCATGGACGGCTACTTCATCTCCCTCTTCGACCTCCGCCTCGACCGCCGCCCGCTCGCGCTCGCCGACCATGTCCTCAGGGACGTGCCAGCGGCATGGGACCCCTCGGCCATCGCAAG GTTCATCGAGAAGTACGGGACGCATGTGATCGTAGGGCTCAGCATGGGCGGGCAGGACGTGGTGTGCGTGAAGCAGGACAGGTCGTCGCCGCTGTCGCCGTCAGAGATCAAGGAGCATCTGGACAGGCTCGGCGACCAGCTCTTCACCGGGGCATGCCCGGTGCCTCCGCTGCACTGCAAGTCCAAAGACAAGTTCAAG ATACCAGAGGCCTTCAATGTGTTCGACGCCCAGGTAGCACAGCAACGGCTTCAAGCAGGGATCACCACCCTGGTATCTTCCAAAGAG GGCGTGACGGTGATATACTCCAAGAGGGGAGGGGACACGACGGTGGGCAGCCACTCGGAGTGGCTCCTCACCGTGCCGGCGACGCCTGACGTGATCAACGTCAAGGCCGTGCCCATCACCTCCCTCATCAGGGGCGTGGCTGGCGCCGGTTACCTCTCCCACGCCATCAACCTCTATCTCAGAT ATAAGCCTCCTGTAGCTGACCTGAAGTACTTCCTGGATTTCCAGCATCACAAGATGTGGGCTCCGGTGCTCGGCGAGCTGCCTCTCGGCCCGTGCTCGCACCGGCAGGGCACCAGCCCGGCGTTGCATTTCAGCCTGCTGGGTTCCAAGCTCTATGTCAGCTCAAGTGAG GTGATAGTTCCCACGTTGCCGGTCACTGGGATGCGACTGCACCTGGAGGGCAAGAAAAACAACCG CCGTCCACCTGCAGCACCTGTCGGCCACCCCGACGTTCATCGCGGCGCGGGCCGACAAGCCGCCGGTGTGGCGAGGGTCGGAGGCGGCCTCCGACGACCGGTACTACGAGCCGGTCCAGTGGCGGTGGCGGATGTTCGCGCGCGTCTGCACCGCGCCGGTCAAGTACGAACCCCGGTGGTGCGGCGACCGCCGGGCGGCCTGCATCGTGACCGGCGCGCAGCTCCACGTCGCGGCGCACGACTCCACCGACGTGCTCCACCTCAGGCTGCTCTACTCCGAGCTCCCCGGCTGCGCCGTCGTGCAGTCCAGGTGGGCGCGCGGCACGACGAGGCTGTCGGGGAAGTCCAGCTTCCTGTCCGTGTCCTCCGCTGGGTCTTCCGGTGGAGGAGGTGGCACTCAGAAGGACAGGCAGCGGCCAGGTTCGCCAGCGGGCGTCAACATCGACTCCGGTGTGCTCGCCGGCGGGCCTCCGGTGCCTGTCGCGGCGCAGAAGATGCTCAGGTTCGTGGACACCTCGCAGGTGACCATGGGGCCGCAGGACAGCCCAGGGTACTGGCTCATCACCGGTGCGAGGCTCGACGTCGACAAGGGGAGGATCTCGCTGCACGTAAAGTTCTCCCTGCTTACCCCGGTTTCTTGACAACCTGTTGA
- the LOC133921289 gene encoding probable RNA-dependent RNA polymerase 1 produces MGRTLQVSGFALTDSADNVKDFLERIAGTGTVYALKLRHPKNISATSKAFAIVQFQTQESASLVESAAQRNVLRSGRFYLKVKPADRDIVPKPRTAMFSLEDATLHLGCMVKESVLSVLWSAKEVSVQFGFDMKKIHFYLSHYHTKYKLEISYESIWEMQLHRPPAYRSRTKFLLIMVPAAPKIYEYLPRRSGHVFEDPFFNYFRDDTDDQWTRTIDFTPSASIGQSSILCLEVPKHCDLPNIGDYFVYYKEHNIDFYCQNGYSYSCGTRIVPVVKSPDNIDVPYEILFKINHLVQNGTLSGPTVDGNFFRLVSPKFVPIDHIKRALLKMSFLKSTCLNPTNWLSVQYSKIRKLRHALQRSPHISLDDGLVYVHRVQVTPAKVYFYGPEINVSNRVVRQFYDDIDNFLRVSFVDEDCEKLRSTDLSPRSASGNNARRTALYDRVLSVLSNGISIGDKHFEFLAFSSSQLRDNSAWMFASRQGLTASDIRKWMGDFRSIRNVAKYAARLGQSFSSSTETLKVHKYEVEEIPDITNGTEYIFSDGVGKISADFAKEVAMKCKLKHFAPSVFQIRYGGYKGVVAVDPRSNQKLSLRKSMSKFQSENITLDVLAYSKYQPCYLNRQLITLLSTLGVRDSVFELKQEEAVRQLNRMVTEPQAAIEAIELMPMGQITNVVKELLLCGYQPDHEPYLSMLLQTFRASKLLELKTKSRIFIPSGRAMMGCLDETCTLKYGQVFVQASSRANEHSKFIVTGKVVVAKNPCLHPGDVRVLQAVNVPVLHHMFNCVVFPQQGPRPHPNECSGSDLDGDIYFVSWDQSLIPTRMVVPMDYSPAPTETLDHDVTIEEIEEYFTNYIVNESLGIIANAHVVFADKEYLKAESASCIELAKLFSVAVDFPKTGVPAQIPPELHVKDYPDFMEKLDKVTYVSQGAIGKLYREIKKHTPRIKYFTKDVARRSYDTDLIVDGYEEYITEAMEFKEEYDFKLGNLMDHYGIKSEAEIISGCILKMAKNFTKSSDAEAIRMAVRSLRKEARSWFSEMSADENWYRQDALDAKASAWYHVTYHPEYWGRNNEGYDRPHLISFPWCVYDKLVCIKQGRNCLRNMEPDLVSLMNNMNQNLRFH; encoded by the exons ATGGGCCGGACTCTTCAGGTGTCAGGATTTGCTCTAACTGACAGTGCTGACAATGTCAAGGATTTTTTGGAACGAATTGCCGGCACTGGGACTGTCTATGCTCTCAAGCTAAGGCATCCAAAGAACATCTCTGCAACCTCAAAAGCGTTTGCTATAGTTCAGTTCCAGACACAGGAAAGTGCTTCATTGGTAGAAAGTGCAGCTCAAAGAAATGTTCTTCGGAGTGGACGTTTTTATCTGAAAGTCAAACCTGCGGATCGTGACATTGTTCCAAAACCAAGAACTGCAATGTTTTCTCTGGAGGATGCAACGCTGCATCTTGGTTGCATGGTTAAGGAAAGTGTACTATCTGTTCTTTGGAGTGCAAAGGAAGTTTCtgttcaatttggatttgataTGAAAAAGATTCACTTTTACCTGTCCCACTATCATACTAAATATAAACTTGAAATTTCTTACGAGAGTATATGGGAGATGCAGCTTCATCGTCCACCTGCTTATAGGTCGCGGACAAAGTTCCTTTTGATTATG GTTCCGGCGGCTCCTAAAATTTATGAATACCTCCCACGACGTTCTGGTCATGTGTTTGAGGATCCTTTCTTTAACTATTTTAGGGATGACACAGATGATCAATGGACCAGAACAATTGATTTTACTCCATCAGCTAGCATTGGGCAATCATCTATTCTCTGTCTGGAGGTGCCAAAACATTGTGATCTCCCAAACATTGGTGACTACTTTGTTTACTACAAAGAGCACAATATTGACTTTTATTGTCAGAATGGGTATTCATATTCTTGTGGTACCCGCATTGTTCCAGTTGTGAAATCTCCTGATAACATAGATGTCCCCTATGAGATACTCTTCAAAATCAATCATTTGGTTCAGAATGGGACACTCAGTGGGCCAACAGTTGATGGCAACTTCTTTCGTCTGGTTAGCCCAAAATTTGTACCGATTGATCATATAAAGCGCGCGCTTTTAAAGATGTCATTTTTGAAAAGCACCTGCTTGAATCCAACAAATTGGTTATCTGTGCAATACTCAAAAATCCGGAAATTACGCCATGCACTGCAAAGATCACCTCATATATCTCTGGATGATGGATTGGTTTATGTCCACAGGGTGCAAGTTACCCCTGCTAAAGTGTACTTTTATGGACCAGAGATAAATGTATCCAATCGTGTTGTAAGGCAGTTCTATGATGACATAGATAACTTCCTTCGGGTTTCATTCGTTGATGAGGACTGTGAGAAGCTCCGTTCAACTGATTTGTCACCTCGTTCTGCTTCAGGGAATAATGCAAGGAGAACTGCTCTGTACGATAGAGTTCTGTCAGTCCTTTCAAATGGCATCAGTATTGGTGACAAGCACTTCGAGTTTCTTGCCTTTTCTTCAAGCCAGCTCCGAGATAACTCTGCATGGATGTTTGCTTCTCGGCAGGGATTAACTGCGAGTGACATCAGGAAGTGGATGGGGGACTTCCGCAGCATCAGAAATGTGGCAAAGTATGCTGCAAGACTTGGCCAATCTTTTAGTTCCTCAACAGAAACCTTAAAAGTACACAAGTATGAGGTCGAAGAAATTCCAGATATAACAAATGGCACGGAGTACATATTCTCTGATGGAGTTGGAAAGATTTCAGCTGATTTTGCAAAGGAGGTGGCTATGAAGTGCAAACTGAAACACTTTGCTCCGTCTGTTTTTCAGATAAGGTATGGTGGTTACAAAGGTGTTGTCGCTGTTGATCCAAGATCAAATCAGAAGCTTTCTTTGAGAAAAAGTATGTCAAAATTCCAGTCAGAAAACATCACACTGGATGTCCTTGCATACAGCAAGTACCAACCGTGTTACCTGAATCGACAGTTGATTACTCTTCTGTCGACACTCGGTGTTCGCGATAGTGTCTTTGAATTAAAGCAAGAGGAAGCCGTGAGGCAGTTGAACAGAATGGTAACTGAACCACAGGCTGCTATTGAAGCAATTGAACTTATGCCCATGGGACAAATAACCAATGTGGTTAAAGAATTGTTGCTCTGCGGCTACCAGCCTGATCACGAACCATATCTTTCCATGCTGCTGCAAACTTTTAGGGCATCCAAGCTGCTAGAATTGAAAACAAAGTCAAGGATATTCATCCCATCTGGACGAGCAATGATGGGATGCTTGGATGAAACCTGCACGTTGAAGTATGGCCAGGTATTCGTTCAAGCTTCTTCCCGTGCAAATGAGCATAGCAAGTTTATTGTGACAGGAAAAGTAGTCGTCGCCAAAAACCCTTGCCTCCATCCGGGTGATGTCCGGGTTCTCCAGGCTGTCAATGTTCCTGTTCTGCACCACATGTTTAACTGTGTAGTCTTTCCGCAGCAGGGACCAAG GCCGCATCCTAATGAGTGTTCAGGGAGTGATCTTGATGGGGACATATATTTTGTTTCTTGGGATCAATCTCTCATCCCAACTCGAATGGTGGTGCCTATGGACTATAGTCCAGCACCAACAGAAACATTAGATCATGATGTTACGATTGAG GAAATAGAGGAGTACTTCACAAATTACATAGTTAATGAGAGTCTGGGAATTATCGCCAATGCGCATGTAGTATTTGCTGATAAGGAATATCTGAAAGCCGAAAGTGCGTCGTGCATTGAACTGGCCAAGCTCTTCTCTGTAGCTGTTGATTTCCCAAAGACAGGAGTGCCCGCTCAGATTCCACCTGAGCTACATGTCAAGGACTATCCTGATTTCATGGAGAAGCTCGACAAAGTCACCTATGTATCACAGGGTGCAATCGGGAAGCTCTACAGGGAAATAAAGAAGCACACACCTCGCATAAAGTACTTCACGAAGGATGTGGCAAGACGGTCTTATGACACTGATTTGATTGTTGATGGCTACGAAGAGTACATTACCGAGGCTATGGAATTCAAGGAAGAGTACGATTTTAAGTTGGGTAATCTTATGGACCACTATGGCATAAAAAGTGAAGCTGAAATAATAAGCGGATGCATACTAAAGATGGCAAAGAATTTCACCAAGAGTAGTGATGCCGAAGCAATTAGAATGGCAGTGAGATCTTTGAGGAAAGAAGCGAGGTCATGGTTCAGTGAGATGAGTGCAGACGAGAACTGGTATCGTCAAGATGCCTTAGATGCCAAGGCCTCCGCTTGGTATCATGTTACTTATCATCCAGAGTACTGGGGCCGAAACAATGAAGGATATGACCGACCACATCTTATTAGCTTTCCATGGTGTGTATATGACAAGCTTGTATGCATCAAGCAAGGGAGGAATTGCCTCAGGAATATGGAGCCTGATCTGGTGTCCCTCATGAATAACATGAATCAGAATTTGAGATTCCATTGA